In Micromonospora sp. WMMD980, the following are encoded in one genomic region:
- a CDS encoding phosphatidylinositol-specific phospholipase C domain-containing protein, with the protein MRRLPALLALAALAGALTPGTASAAVPPETRWSASTAVGIHNTYERGTYTYLAQALDARPGLIELDVWPDVLTRQWRVSHSNPLGNDNNCVAATSAAQLYTGTRNKNLENCLDDIRLWLGAHPDAGPVVLKLELKTGFSSRTGQGPAQLDAVLAARLGDRVFRPADLLGGHPTLDAAARADAWPTRAQLAGKVLVELIPGTVEEGNPTDTLWTDVEYARHLAGLAAAGTLGTARAFPAVHRAQSGDPRSRYADTALRQWFVLFDGDTSAYVGGGIDTAWYDANHYLLVMTDAQNVSPAVPAGDADAAAARVAQLARAHASIASADWAALPTVLDDVLPRG; encoded by the coding sequence ATGCGCAGACTCCCCGCCCTGCTCGCCCTCGCCGCCCTCGCCGGCGCGCTCACGCCGGGCACCGCGTCCGCCGCCGTGCCGCCGGAGACCCGGTGGTCCGCCAGCACCGCCGTCGGGATCCACAACACGTACGAGCGTGGCACCTACACCTACCTGGCCCAGGCGCTCGACGCCCGGCCCGGGCTGATCGAGCTGGACGTCTGGCCGGACGTGCTCACCCGGCAGTGGCGGGTCAGCCACAGCAACCCGCTCGGCAACGACAACAACTGCGTGGCGGCCACCAGCGCCGCGCAGCTCTACACCGGCACCCGGAACAAGAACCTGGAGAACTGCCTGGACGACATCCGGCTCTGGCTCGGCGCCCACCCCGACGCCGGTCCGGTGGTCCTCAAGCTGGAACTCAAGACCGGCTTCAGCAGCCGTACCGGGCAGGGCCCGGCCCAGCTCGACGCGGTCCTCGCCGCGCGCCTCGGCGACCGGGTGTTCCGCCCGGCCGACCTGCTCGGCGGCCACCCCACCCTGGACGCCGCCGCCCGCGCCGACGCGTGGCCGACCCGGGCGCAGCTCGCCGGCAAGGTGCTCGTGGAGCTGATCCCCGGCACCGTCGAGGAGGGCAACCCGACCGACACCCTCTGGACCGACGTGGAGTACGCCCGCCACCTGGCCGGCCTGGCGGCTGCCGGCACGCTGGGCACCGCCCGGGCGTTCCCGGCCGTGCACCGGGCCCAGTCCGGCGACCCCCGGTCCCGGTACGCGGACACCGCGCTACGGCAGTGGTTCGTGCTCTTCGACGGCGACACCTCGGCGTACGTCGGCGGCGGCATCGACACCGCCTGGTACGACGCGAACCACTACCTGCTGGTGATGACCGACGCGCAGAACGTGTCGCCGGCCGTCCCCGCCGGTGACGCCGACGCGGCGGCGGCCCGGGTCGCCCAGTTGGCCCGCGCGCACGCCAGCATCGCCTCGGCCGACTGGGCCGCGCTGCCCACCGTCCTCGACGACGTGCTGCCGCGCGGCTGA
- a CDS encoding helix-turn-helix transcriptional regulator encodes MTGWDLLEHAQQRIGAFWSLTQSQVYRELAAMASAGLVRAGERGPRDRQPYEITDAGREAFAAWAVKPPADETIRFPLLLTVLFGRHLPPPRLAGHLATQRAAHAARLDEYEQVAAALPDGADDIEPYAVATLRFGLAYERAVLEWFDTLPAALRPAPPDDGTGASGGATPTATD; translated from the coding sequence ATGACGGGTTGGGACCTGCTGGAACACGCCCAGCAGCGGATCGGTGCGTTCTGGTCGCTGACCCAGAGCCAGGTCTACCGGGAACTCGCCGCCATGGCGTCCGCCGGGCTGGTCCGGGCCGGCGAGCGAGGGCCACGCGACAGGCAGCCGTACGAGATCACCGACGCCGGTCGCGAGGCGTTCGCCGCGTGGGCCGTCAAGCCTCCGGCCGACGAGACCATCCGCTTCCCGCTGCTGCTCACCGTGCTCTTCGGGCGGCATCTCCCGCCACCGCGGCTCGCCGGACACCTCGCAACGCAGCGGGCCGCGCACGCCGCCCGGCTCGACGAGTACGAGCAGGTGGCCGCAGCGCTGCCGGACGGGGCCGACGACATCGAGCCGTACGCGGTGGCCACGCTGCGCTTCGGCCTGGCCTACGAGCGGGCGGTGCTGGAGTGGTTCGACACGCTGCCCGCGGCGCTCCGGCCGGCGCCCCCGGACGACGGAACCGGGGCGAGCGGCGGGGCCACGCCGACCGCCACCGACTGA
- a CDS encoding bifunctional diguanylate cyclase/phosphodiesterase produces the protein MRGTPVSVVLLTAAVAVTALLAAVLGLGVPAHLPADDPLPGPARFGLAAVAFAVAQLARLRFRTAAGMVSITWGEAALVVCLWLVPAGWLPAAALLGAGAAWTTMSLVSDRRPVLELVRITASLTAATALAGAVASALGQPLLAAPTPELALALAAGAATYLVTTGWLGAATIALRHGIPIGPPLLAALRGKLPMFVGNVAVGLVVVVLLELDPRWLLLLPPPLWLLQQTYRHRLRADAERRTWRAFAEATAALNQLDERGVATAAVNGALTLFGAELVEVDVARGDGRWRRYRADLGGQVRDCEAEPEACAGPSEHELVRRLAVGTVEVGRLRVRFARSAPPSHAERDGVAAFSDALAAALHDAATHRELRLVTARSSYEAVHDQLTGLLNRAALLTRGDQALRQRPHDHPVALLLLDVNQFKEVNDTLGHAAGDQLLRLTAHRLAVLTRPGDLLGRLGGDEFALLLTSVPMVEDRTAPLAYALRQAREVAERLAAPTEVAGVRMSVEVAVGVVVADAGTADLTELLRRADIAMYQAKEGGGSVAAYDSSRDAASTDHLALLAELREALAADDQLVLALQPAVDLATGAPTGVEALIRWRHPRRGWLGPSDFIRPVENSEQLGSFTRYVLNKALEVAAGWAREGLDVPISVNLSARSLLDPRLPAEIEEALRRHQVPPHRLVLEITETVVMSELEVIDEVLATLRTMGVQLAVDDFGTGFSSLTFLTRIAVDELKVDRSFVIRMADSPEAAAIVRTTVGLAHELGLRVVAEGVETAEQRTALAELGCTAAQGYHFFKPMPADKIGAVLGSLRDTARDNVFPLRADGAS, from the coding sequence CTGCGCGGCACGCCGGTGAGCGTCGTGCTGCTGACCGCCGCGGTCGCGGTCACCGCGCTGCTGGCCGCCGTGCTCGGGCTCGGCGTCCCGGCGCACCTGCCGGCGGACGACCCGCTGCCCGGTCCGGCGCGCTTCGGCCTCGCCGCCGTCGCCTTCGCGGTCGCCCAACTCGCCCGGCTGCGCTTCCGCACCGCGGCCGGCATGGTCAGCATCACCTGGGGCGAGGCCGCGCTCGTGGTCTGCCTCTGGCTGGTGCCCGCCGGCTGGCTCCCGGCCGCGGCGCTGCTCGGCGCCGGCGCCGCCTGGACCACCATGTCGCTGGTGTCCGACCGGCGGCCGGTGCTGGAACTGGTCCGCATCACCGCCTCGCTCACCGCGGCCACCGCGCTGGCGGGTGCCGTCGCCAGCGCGCTCGGCCAGCCGCTGCTGGCCGCGCCCACCCCGGAACTGGCCCTCGCGCTGGCCGCCGGCGCGGCCACGTACCTGGTCACCACCGGCTGGCTCGGCGCCGCCACCATCGCCCTGCGACACGGCATCCCGATCGGGCCGCCGCTGCTCGCCGCGCTCCGCGGCAAGCTGCCGATGTTCGTCGGCAACGTCGCGGTCGGCCTGGTGGTGGTCGTGCTGCTGGAGCTGGACCCACGTTGGCTGCTCCTCCTGCCGCCGCCGCTGTGGCTGCTCCAGCAGACCTACCGGCACCGGCTCCGGGCCGACGCGGAACGGCGCACCTGGCGGGCCTTCGCCGAGGCCACCGCCGCGCTCAACCAGCTCGACGAACGCGGCGTGGCGACCGCCGCGGTGAACGGCGCGCTCACCCTCTTCGGCGCCGAGCTGGTCGAGGTGGACGTGGCGCGCGGGGATGGGCGCTGGCGCCGCTACCGGGCCGACCTCGGCGGGCAGGTGCGCGACTGCGAGGCGGAGCCCGAGGCGTGCGCCGGCCCGAGCGAGCACGAACTGGTGCGGCGGCTCGCCGTGGGCACCGTCGAGGTGGGCCGGCTGCGGGTGCGGTTCGCCAGGTCCGCCCCGCCCAGCCACGCCGAACGCGACGGCGTGGCCGCCTTCTCCGACGCGCTGGCCGCCGCCCTGCACGACGCCGCGACCCACCGCGAGCTGCGGCTGGTGACCGCCCGGTCGTCGTACGAGGCGGTGCACGACCAGCTCACCGGGCTGCTCAACCGGGCGGCCCTGCTGACCCGCGGCGACCAGGCGCTGCGGCAGCGCCCGCACGATCATCCGGTGGCCCTGCTGCTGCTGGACGTGAACCAGTTCAAGGAGGTCAACGACACCCTCGGGCACGCCGCCGGCGACCAGTTGCTGCGGCTCACCGCCCATCGGCTGGCGGTGCTGACCCGGCCCGGTGACCTGCTCGGCCGGCTCGGCGGCGACGAGTTCGCGTTGCTGCTCACCTCGGTCCCGATGGTCGAGGACCGCACGGCCCCGCTGGCGTACGCGCTGCGCCAGGCCCGGGAGGTCGCCGAGCGCCTCGCCGCGCCGACCGAGGTGGCCGGGGTGCGGATGTCCGTCGAGGTGGCGGTCGGCGTGGTGGTGGCCGACGCCGGCACCGCCGACCTGACCGAGCTGCTGCGACGTGCCGACATCGCCATGTACCAGGCGAAGGAGGGTGGCGGCAGCGTCGCCGCGTACGACAGCTCCCGGGACGCGGCGAGCACCGACCACCTGGCGTTGCTCGCGGAGCTGCGGGAGGCGCTCGCCGCCGACGACCAGCTGGTGCTGGCGTTGCAGCCGGCGGTGGACCTCGCCACCGGCGCTCCGACCGGGGTGGAGGCGTTGATCCGCTGGCGGCACCCGCGCCGGGGCTGGCTCGGCCCGTCCGACTTCATCCGCCCGGTGGAGAACAGCGAGCAGCTCGGCAGCTTCACCCGCTACGTGCTGAACAAGGCGCTGGAGGTGGCCGCCGGGTGGGCGCGGGAGGGCCTGGACGTGCCCATCTCGGTGAACCTGTCGGCGCGCAGCCTGCTCGACCCCCGGCTGCCCGCCGAGATCGAGGAGGCGTTGCGCCGGCACCAGGTGCCACCGCACCGGCTGGTCCTGGAGATCACCGAGACGGTGGTGATGAGCGAGCTGGAGGTGATCGACGAGGTGCTGGCCACGCTGCGGACGATGGGCGTGCAGCTCGCCGTCGACGACTTCGGCACCGGCTTCTCCTCGTTGACGTTCCTCACCCGGATCGCCGTGGACGAGCTGAAGGTGGACCGCTCGTTCGTGATCCGGATGGCGGACTCGCCGGAGGCGGCGGCGATCGTGCGGACCACCGTGGGGCTCGCCCACGAGTTGGGCCTGCGGGTGGTGGCCGAGGGCGTGGAGACGGCCGAGCAGCGCACCGCGCTGGCCGAGCTGGGCTGCACCGCCGCCCAGGGCTACCACTTCTTCAAGCCGATGCCGGCGGACAAGATCGGCGCGGTGCTCGGCTCGCTGCGCGACACCGCCCGCGACAACGTCTTCCCGCTGCGCGCCGACGGCGCCTCCTGA
- a CDS encoding thioredoxin domain-containing protein has translation MNRLAQATSPYLLQHADNPVDWWPWCDEAFAEAERRDVPVLISVGYAACHWCHVMAHESFENDAVARLMNDDFVCVKVDREERPDVDAVYMTATQAMTGQGGWPMTVFATPDGTPFFCGTYFPRADFIRLLGSVATAWREQRDAVLRQGAAVVEAIGGAQAVGGVTAPLTAGLLDAAAAQLAQEYDETNGGFGGAPKFPPHMNLLFLLRHHRRTGSARSLEIVRHTAEAMSRGGLNDQLAGGFARYSVDGHWTVPHFEKMLYDNALLLRVYTQLWRVTGDRLARRVARDTARFLADELHRAGEGFASALDADTEGVEGLTYVWTPAQLVEVLGESDGRFAADLFTVTEAGTFEEGASVLRLARDVDDADPAVRARWREVVGRLLAARDTRPQPARDDKVVAAWNGLAITALAEFQQVAALHASPDDEDANLMEGVVIVADGAMRDAAEHLAAVHLVDGRLRRVSRDRVVGEPAGVLEDYGCVAEAFCALHQLTGEGRWLALAGELLDVALARFAAPDGGFYDTADDAERLVARPADPTDNATPSGRSAIVAALVAYAALTGETGYREAAERTLSTVAPIVDRHARFTGYAATVGEALLSGPYEIAVVTDDPEGDPLVAAARRHAPPGAVLVAGRSDQPGVPLLADRPLVDGRPTAYVCRGFVCRRPVTSVDELVAELT, from the coding sequence GTGAACCGACTCGCCCAGGCCACCTCGCCCTACCTGCTCCAGCACGCCGACAACCCGGTCGACTGGTGGCCCTGGTGCGACGAGGCGTTCGCCGAGGCCGAACGGCGTGACGTGCCGGTGCTCATCTCGGTCGGCTACGCGGCGTGCCACTGGTGCCACGTGATGGCCCACGAGTCGTTCGAGAACGACGCGGTGGCCCGGCTGATGAACGACGACTTCGTCTGCGTGAAGGTCGACCGGGAGGAACGTCCCGACGTCGACGCCGTCTACATGACCGCCACCCAGGCGATGACCGGCCAGGGCGGCTGGCCGATGACGGTGTTCGCCACCCCGGACGGCACCCCGTTCTTCTGCGGCACCTACTTCCCCCGGGCCGACTTCATCCGCCTGCTCGGCTCCGTCGCCACCGCCTGGCGGGAGCAGCGGGACGCGGTGCTGCGCCAGGGCGCCGCCGTGGTCGAGGCGATCGGCGGCGCCCAGGCCGTCGGCGGCGTGACCGCCCCGCTCACCGCCGGGCTGCTCGACGCCGCCGCCGCCCAGCTCGCGCAGGAGTACGACGAGACGAACGGCGGCTTCGGCGGCGCGCCGAAGTTCCCGCCGCACATGAACCTGCTCTTCCTGCTCCGGCACCACCGTCGCACCGGCTCGGCGCGCAGCCTGGAGATCGTCCGGCACACCGCCGAGGCGATGTCCCGCGGTGGCCTGAACGACCAGCTCGCCGGCGGCTTCGCCCGCTACTCTGTGGACGGCCACTGGACCGTGCCGCACTTCGAGAAAATGCTCTACGACAACGCGCTGCTGCTGCGGGTCTACACCCAGCTCTGGCGGGTCACCGGTGACCGGCTGGCCCGCCGGGTGGCCCGCGACACCGCGCGTTTCCTCGCCGACGAGCTGCACCGGGCCGGTGAGGGCTTCGCCTCGGCCCTGGACGCCGACACCGAGGGGGTCGAGGGGCTCACCTACGTGTGGACGCCCGCCCAGCTCGTCGAGGTGCTGGGGGAGTCCGACGGCCGCTTCGCCGCCGACCTGTTCACCGTCACCGAAGCGGGCACCTTCGAGGAGGGCGCGAGCGTGCTGAGGCTGGCCCGGGACGTCGACGACGCCGACCCGGCGGTCCGGGCCCGCTGGCGCGAGGTGGTGGGCCGGCTGCTCGCCGCCCGGGACACCCGTCCCCAACCGGCCCGCGACGACAAGGTGGTGGCCGCCTGGAACGGGTTGGCGATCACCGCGCTCGCGGAGTTCCAGCAGGTCGCCGCGCTCCACGCGTCCCCCGACGACGAGGACGCGAACCTGATGGAGGGCGTGGTCATCGTCGCCGACGGCGCGATGCGCGACGCCGCCGAGCACCTGGCCGCCGTGCACCTGGTGGACGGCCGGCTGCGCCGGGTCTCCCGGGACCGGGTGGTCGGCGAGCCGGCCGGGGTGCTGGAGGACTACGGCTGCGTGGCGGAGGCGTTCTGCGCGCTGCACCAGCTCACCGGCGAGGGGCGCTGGCTCGCTCTGGCCGGCGAGCTGCTCGACGTGGCGTTGGCCCGGTTCGCGGCGCCGGACGGCGGGTTCTACGACACCGCCGACGACGCCGAGCGTCTGGTCGCCCGCCCCGCCGACCCGACCGACAACGCGACCCCCTCCGGCCGCTCCGCGATCGTCGCGGCGTTGGTCGCGTACGCGGCGCTGACCGGCGAGACGGGCTACCGGGAGGCGGCCGAGCGGACGCTGTCGACCGTCGCGCCGATCGTCGACCGGCACGCCCGGTTCACCGGCTACGCCGCCACGGTCGGCGAGGCGCTGCTCTCCGGGCCGTACGAGATCGCGGTGGTGACCGACGACCCGGAGGGTGACCCGCTCGTCGCGGCGGCCCGCCGGCACGCCCCGCCCGGCGCGGTGCTGGTGGCCGGGCGCAGCGATCAGCCCGGGGTTCCGCTGCTGGCCGACCGGCCGCTGGTCGACGGGCGGCCCACCGCGTACGTCTGCCGGGGGTTCGTCTGCCGGCGGCCGGTGACCAGCGTCGACGAGCTGGTCGCCGAGCTCACCTGA
- a CDS encoding 5-(carboxyamino)imidazole ribonucleotide synthase, producing the protein MDSRTGLPVVGMVGGGQLARMTHQAAIALGQSLRVLALAPDDGAALVAADVQYGDHTDLTALRTFAKGCDVVTFDHEHVPNAHVRALTDEGVKLFPPAEALVHAQDKRVMRERLGELGAPNPAWRPVESPADLVAFGAEVGWPVVLKAARGGYDGRGVWMVDDADQAAELAATLLDGGTPLLAEERVALRRELAVQVARSPFGQVAAYPVVETVQRDGICVEVLAPAPDLPEEQAVAAQQLAIDLATALGVVGLLAVELFDTPGGLVVNELAMRPHNSGHWTIEGARTSQFEQHLRAVLDYPMGDTSLTAPVVVMANVLGGEPGGISIDERLHHLFAAAPGAKVHLYGKQVRPGRKIGHVTVLGTDLAEVRARAARAARWLQEGRQ; encoded by the coding sequence ATGGACTCCCGTACCGGACTCCCCGTCGTCGGCATGGTGGGCGGCGGCCAGCTCGCCCGGATGACCCACCAGGCCGCCATCGCCCTCGGCCAGTCGCTGCGCGTGCTGGCACTCGCTCCGGACGACGGGGCGGCGCTCGTCGCCGCCGACGTCCAGTACGGCGACCACACCGACCTGACCGCGCTGCGCACGTTCGCGAAGGGCTGCGACGTGGTCACCTTCGACCACGAGCACGTGCCCAACGCGCACGTCCGGGCGCTGACCGACGAGGGCGTGAAACTGTTCCCGCCGGCCGAGGCGCTGGTGCACGCGCAGGACAAGCGGGTGATGCGGGAGCGGCTCGGCGAGCTGGGCGCGCCGAACCCGGCCTGGCGTCCGGTGGAGTCGCCGGCCGACCTCGTCGCGTTCGGCGCGGAGGTCGGCTGGCCGGTGGTGCTCAAAGCCGCCCGGGGCGGCTACGACGGTCGGGGCGTCTGGATGGTCGACGACGCCGACCAGGCCGCCGAGCTGGCCGCGACGCTTCTCGACGGCGGCACCCCGCTGCTGGCGGAGGAGCGGGTGGCGCTGCGCCGGGAGCTGGCCGTGCAGGTGGCCCGGTCGCCGTTCGGGCAGGTCGCCGCGTACCCGGTGGTGGAGACGGTGCAGCGCGACGGCATCTGCGTCGAGGTGCTGGCGCCCGCGCCCGACCTGCCGGAGGAGCAGGCGGTCGCCGCGCAGCAGCTCGCCATCGACCTGGCCACCGCGCTCGGCGTGGTCGGGCTGCTCGCGGTCGAGCTGTTCGACACGCCCGGCGGGCTGGTCGTCAACGAGCTGGCCATGCGCCCGCACAACTCCGGTCACTGGACCATCGAGGGCGCCCGCACGTCGCAGTTCGAGCAGCACCTGCGGGCGGTGCTCGACTATCCGATGGGAGACACCTCGCTCACCGCGCCGGTGGTGGTGATGGCGAACGTGCTCGGCGGCGAGCCGGGCGGGATCTCGATCGACGAGCGGCTGCACCACCTCTTCGCCGCCGCGCCCGGAGCCAAGGTCCACCTGTACGGCAAGCAGGTGCGTCCGGGCCGCAAGATCGGGCACGTCACGGTGCTCGGGACCGACCTGGCCGAGGTACGGGCCCGGGCCGCGCGCGCGGCCCGCTGGCTCCAGGAGGGACGCCAATGA